The genomic stretch AAAGGCTGCTCGCTCGGTGCTCTGTGCATCTGCAGTTGCCACCGCCTATCTGGCCTGGCACATGTCAAGAGAGGCCAATGAACTAGCTCTTGACTCTCCTTTGACTTCACGATGTGAGCCCTACCCCTGTTGCTGTAAATTTCTGCGTTCTGATCCATCGTAGCCACAGAAAAACATCCCGCGTCCAATGCAACGCGTCCTGTCCACGCTCCTCTTGTCCCCGCTCCGTCAGCATCATCGTCCGACAGTGACGCTTTCGTGCCCGACGAGCCCTCTGACACTGCTGACACTACACTCACGCCCTCTGACCCGCAGGGTGAAATTCCTGCATCGGACGGAGATGTGCCTCCAACAGGAGGCCAGCCAGCAGCCTCTGGGGCATTCAACCCCGAAACTGGAGAAATCAACTGGGACTGTCCCTGCTTAGGAGGAATGGCCCATGGACCATGTGGACCAGAGTTCAGAGAAGCATTCTCTTGCTTCGTCTTCTCAGAGGCAGAGCCCAAAGGCATCAACTGCGTTGAAAAGTTCCAAAACATGCAGAATTGCTTCAGAGCCCATCCCGAAGTGTATGCCGACGGTATAAGCTCCATGTTTTCCTTTAACACAGCACCGCACATTGACTATTGGCTAATTTTCAGAAATAAtggatgacgacgacgagccgGCCGATGTAGATTCGAGGGATCATTCTGACGTCAGCAAGAACCAAGAAGAAAGCCCTTCAGAATTGGCCACCACATCAAAACCACACATTGATGCAACACCCGCCGCGAGTGTCACCACCGACTCTTCGTAAATCCCACCAGACCGTGTTCACTACCCCCAAAACTTACTTGGCCAATCTTGGTACTTTGCTTTTTGTCTCACTAAATTATATCTTTCCTTGTCCAAGCCGCCTCCACTTATAACATAGCAGCAAAAGCGTGTCGGAAACTTGCTTTTACTTGGATATCATATATTTACATCAGGTATACATAGAAAACAGCATGACAGCAGAAATTAGACCCAACCGCCCCTCCGTgcccaacccaacccaactcAATCCACTCTAAAATGTTTCTCGATGGCTTTGTCTCGCAGAATATATCCATTTGTTTTGAAAAGCTTCGACCTCAGGAATGGCGAAACATCGTAGATTTCGTGTTCCTTGGCCTGAAAataatttttaaaaaaatgtgTCAGGAATGCACTAGGAATTTTGCTATCAATCTTACCTTTTCTTCGAGCTCAGAAATCTTGACAACCACATTGTCGGGCTGTTCATGTCTCTGAAGTTGATAGAAGCGGGCCTTTTCTTTGACAAGGTTACCcaaaaggaaggaaagcaACTCCTCGTGGTCCTTCGATTGGGTAAGGTATTTTCTGAATCCCTGTTATAATCAAACTCCGTGAGTATTGTCGGTTGCCAAAAGAAACAAACGGCTTACCCTTTGCAGAGTCTTCTTGATACTTAATTTCTGTGCGCTCACAAAGCTTCCTACAGCCACCTCGATGGCAAGGTCAATGTCATCGGAACGAACGTACTCGCGCAGAGCCATCTTAGCGCTAGCCTCTGCCATACGAATCATACTCTCGAGGTGACGAACGGTGATAGGATACGAGCCTGTTGCCATCGACTCGCGTCGCAGATCTGCGAAGAGACGCGCAAGTTTCTCTTGGTCCAGGTCGAACAGCTTGGGTCGGATCTTCTCTTTCGCGTACATGATGTACTTGCGCAAAACATCTTGCGGAATAATCTGTGGTTCGTCGTACTTAAATTTAATACGTGTGCGATAGCATTCGGGTGAAAGCTTACATCTGCATCCAGGGTGGTGCCTACGTCAATTTCCTCAGTCTCTTTGTCGAATTTCGGATGACTGCGAAGATGACTGCCAACTACAAAGCGAGCGAGAAGTTCATCCATGACAGGATCCACTGTGTCCTTGACCACACAAAGAACATCGAAACGAGACAAGATAGGTTCTGTCAATTCTACATTCTGGGCAAATGGAATTGTAGGGTTGTAACGCCCACGGATCGGATTGGCAGCAGCTATAATAGCACAACGAGCTTGAAGGCTGGTAACAATACCCGCCTTGGATATTGAAATAGACTGCTGTTCCATAGCCTCGTGGATAGACGTTCGGTCCGCATCATTCATTTTGTCAAACTCGTCGATCAAACATGTTCCTTTATCCGCAAGGACCAGAGCACCTCCTTCAAGTGTCCACTCCTGTGTTATAGGGTCCTTTCGAACGCTCGCCGTGAGACCGACGGCAGAGGCCCCCTGGCCAGTGGCAAAAACCGACCTATGTGCTGTTTTCTCGACATATTTGAGGAATTGAGATTTAGCGGTACCAGGATCTCCGAGCAAAAGCACATTGATATCTCCACGAATACGATGTTTGTGGTTGATATCCTTAGGTACACCTCCAAAGAGCGAGAGGGCGATGGCAGTTTTGATATCTTCGTGCCCATAGATAGACGGAGCAATGGATTTAATTATTCTCTTCCTAATGCGCTCGTCTTTGGCGAGATTGCGTATCTccttttcatcctcttcagtAAGACGGAACGCCGCGAACAGGTCTTCCTTCTTGTTGATATGGTTAGCCTCGATGATTGTGGAGAAGACCGGGAACCCGTTCTTAGAGTTTAGAGATGCGTCGAAATTGTTCCGGTACACGCCGGTCACTTCCTGCGATAATGTGAATGATAATATCAGTTCTAGTAAAATTACCACATACCACTTCTTCTCCGGGTTTGGCGCTGTCGATTAGATCCCATAGAAGAATAACTTCTCTATGTCTGGGTAAACGGCCAGCAG from Psilocybe cubensis strain MGC-MH-2018 chromosome 2, whole genome shotgun sequence encodes the following:
- a CDS encoding Mitochondrial intermembrane space import and assembly protein 40, with product MFSRFARLPLRRCLHTSQRPATAPVSLGKAARSVLCASAVATAYLAWHMSREANELALDSPLTSRSTEKHPASNATRPVHAPLVPAPSASSSDSDAFVPDEPSDTADTTLTPSDPQGEIPASDGDVPPTGGQPAASGAFNPETGEINWDCPCLGGMAHGPCGPEFREAFSCFVFSEAEPKGINCVEKFQNMQNCFRAHPEVYADEIMDDDDEPADVDSRDHSDVSKNQEESPSELATTSKPHIDATPAASVTTDSS